acctttggaGTTCACTCAGTTGagaattttctgctttcctttagaGCAAAGAATAGAAATTCACTTGCTTTAAAAGTCTCACGTATGCCTTTGATTCTAAGAGGGGGAGCTTTACAGTGAATGCACTCAAAAATGGTGAGGGTTGGCAACACATCTATGCTTAATCCATGACATTCTTGTGAGGTGGGCCATCTACTTGCTTCTCAAGTCTTAAAAACTAACACCTGTAGAAAACTGATTCCTTTTCCAGAACTCAACACTTTTGCAGAAGCGGGAATATGACCAACCTTCACTCCTGTGTAAcagccacagagctgctcttgtTGCCAACACCCACCTGGGCCTGCAAGCAGAGATCCTACCCTTACCTCTAACAAGCAAAATGTCAGGAGTTGGTGACTCTTAAACTGTGAGTTCAGAGGCATCCTTCTCAGAAGAGCTTAGCACGCAGATGATTCAGTGGATGTTCTCCAAATAGATAAGTGCCACCTAACCTTTCGATTTGAGGATGCCCTGATAGCATGGGTTATTGGAAAAGCCTTTTCAGGTAGGACTGATCTAGGAGACAAGGAGGGAATGTTACTCCCCTGTGCaaaaaatcttgaatttttGATAACAAATCAAAGGCCAAAAGTGTTTTGGTCTAAAATAGTGAAATTGGTCTGGAGCTAGAATACATGTTGTCTGATGTACCTGGGTGTATCTGGCACCTTGGTTGTCCCTGACCAGGGTGTGTTGGGCCAACTGCTCGGACTGCAGGCTGTGGGGATACGTGACATTCAGCCAAggagtgctgcagcagcagcatgtcaGGGTGTCTTTTAGAAAGGGTATTTAATTTACAGCTGAAACGTAGGAGCACTCGATGTCAGCACCTTCTTCAAAGAGGCTATATAGCTGAAACCCaaattttccatcaaaaagCCATGGAGTAAAACTTTCTGCCAATACACTCTTAACCTTTCTACTGCTTtactgggtttttgtttgtctgtgtgGGTGTCTGTGGGGACACTCAGGCATGTGGATTCAAATGAGCTGTTCAAATAGATTAAACAACTTCAAACCCCTCTGTGGTCTTTGGAAGTGAATTAGATTAAAGTGAATTAGGGCtattttaattctgaatgaGTGAGTCCACATGGGCTTAATATAGTTGTATATAGAAACCCACATTAAAATCACATCCTTAGTTAACTCAGATTGTTTCCTGTGTAGACGAACCTATCCTGTCTCTCTATTTAGCAGCGCATACGGAGCTTGCTTCCCGCGTAACTCGCACTATCGACAAGCAAAGAAGCTAAATCAAAAATGATACTGTTTTTGTGCTGGTATACATGGTTACACAAGCAGTAGGTCGGTAATGCATCTGGCCCATGACGTGTCCAGAGAAAGAAGCTcggccttgagtagcttttaGCTATCATCATTGAAATCCACAACACTTACCAGAAGAAAGCCTTCAGCATCAATTCCGTAAGCTATAAATTATTACAGGGGTCTGATTCCTTGGAATGAAAAGCAATAGATAGATGGCAGAGAAATATTATTAATGGATAGTTTACCACATTCCTAACTGCGCTGACTTCATGAGAATACTTTATATTACTATCTGGAATAGCAATAGTAGGGATTTATTAATATGACTGAGTACTCATTGTTAGCTAGAATACCATGCTATATTGGAAACATAAAGTATTCTGCATCAAAGCATGTAAtctacatttttccttttcatccttAATTTGATTATGAACTATTACTATGCTTTGCCATAAAATAGGAAAGTTGTACATTTTGATGGTTTCTCAAATGCTGATTTTACTTTCTGCACAAATACTTCGTATCTTTTCAGCATAATTATTTAGCAGCCATTTCGGGCTAATTATTGTCATTAACAATATGAGTCCTATGAGGGAATATCAATTAAAATATGCACAGCTGAACTTTCAAATGAGTAAATAATTTAGTTTTTGAAAATGACTGGAAACAGCAGGGTAACAGTCAAAAGGggaacaattattttaatgcttatttGACAAATGAGTAATTTTTACAGCAAATTAGTTTCTTATCATAGCACCCCTACTGGTAACAAGAGAGAAACTGTGAAcatgagttttaaaaataaaagctgctaAGTTATGCATGCAAAGTTAAGGAAATCATTTGTATGAAGAAAAGGTGATTATGATACACATTGTTAGCTGAAGAATGTTTCCATGGGAATCTAATTAGGGGTATAAATCACATAAaattatgtgtgtatatatagggCTGGATACATTAAAGTGATATGCACATTTATGCATCAATTTTGTTCCTCATTGTTGAAGTATCGAAGATAGGCCTTCATTGCCCTTTCTTCTTGACCCCACTAAATAGTTAGAGTGATTGAAAGTTAATAATTTGGTGgaattgcttaaaaataacaacagcaagaaaaattaagaaatgaagTATGGAATGTCAGGTTCAAATATATGATGTTTATTCCTTTGCATAACAAAAGAGAATGTAAAAACCTTGCAAGGTGGGTGAGTGTTATCCCTGGTTTGGGGGAAGTTTTAATGTACACCTTTTTAGTTATGCTGTCCTCGGTTATTTATGCAATTATtcaacaaaacaggaaaagttgggaggggcagggagaagtAGTGAGAGAAAGTGCATAGAAACTGTATAGAAGTAAGAGAAAGTGTGTAGCTGTGGTGGACACCAGGtacccaccaaagccgctccatcactcccctcctcagctgggcaggggagagaaaaatataacaaaagggtCATGGGTcgagatgaggacagggagagatcactcaccaattaccgtcataggcaaaacagactcaacttgggaaaattaatttaatttattaccaatcaaatcagagtaatgagaaataaaaccaaataaagaaataaaaatcttaaaacaccttcccccacccctcccttcttctcagGCTCAAtgtcactcctgatttctctccctccttccactgcagcagcacagggggacggggaatgggggttgtggtcagttcatcacacggtgtctctgccgctccttcctcctcagggggaggactcctcacactctgcccctgctccagcgtggggtccctcccacggcaggcagtcctccaccaacttctcccacaggagtccttcccacgggctgcagttcttcaccaactgctccagcgtggggtccctcccacggggtgcagaccttccggaagagactgctccagcgtgggtcccccacggggtcacaagtcctgccagcaaacctgctctggcgtgggctcctctctccacggggccacaggtcccgccaggagcctgctccagcgcgggcttcccacggggtcacagcctcctgtgggtgcctccacctgctccggcgtggggtcctccacgggctgcaggtggaatctctgctccccatcatccttcctccatgggctgcagggggacagcctgcctcaccatggtcttctccacgggctgcaggggaatctctgctccggcgcctggagcgcctcctccccctccttctgcactgaccttggtgtctgcagagtttctcacatctcctcactcctctctccggctgcaaaagctcccgctagggggttttttcccttcttaactatgttatcccataGGCGCTACCaccgtcgctgatgggctcggccttggccggcggcgggtccgtcttagagccggccggcattggctctatcggacacgggggaagcttctagcagcttctcacagaagccaccgctgtaggcccccccccccgctgccaaaaccttgccacgcaaacccattACAGTTTCCCTCCTAAAGCGCCTCCACTCGGCCCTGATGCCTGCTGCAAAGGGTGCTGGGACAAGGGACGATCCCAGACTCCTCCCTGACAATTCATCCCCAGACCACAGCTCCCCACTCCCGAATATCCCACGGCAGGAGGCACAGTCCGAAGAGACAAAAGATCATTTTATTTGTGGACATCAGCTGCGGGGGCCCAGGACTCACAGCGCTTCAGCCAGGGAAAATGAATCGGCACCTGCAACAACAGAGTCAGAAAGCTCCCATAAAGCCAGAAGGGCAGGACGAGGCAGGGCTTTGTTCCCCTCTCCTTGGGGCACACCCTTCACGAGGAACCGTTCGTGGCAAAGATGGGCAGCAGAGCCTGGTACACACCTGGGCCTCCTGGcctcctgcaccctcctgcctcttctctttggTCCAGCCCCAGAAACTTctgccctcttcttcctcctcgtctCTTCCACGTGGGCCTCCTGGcctcctgcaccctcctgcctcttctctttggTCCAGCCCCAGAAACTTctgccctcttcttcctcctcgtctCTTCCACGGGGCTTTCACTCTCCTCCCCCCAGGCCTGTTTCCTCTTTcgctctcttctttttccctcggCCTGGGGAGAGCCTGCAAACCTTTCCATCCCACAGAGGTATCAGCGAGGGAAAGCCACCATCCGCTGGAGTCCGTTCCCATTCGAACCACAACCGGCTCAGTTTACCTTCTTTCCCTTGAAAGGCTCGCCAGTTCTTCGGGGCGCCCCGGGGAGTCTGCCGCGCTCTCGGGGGTGCTCGGAGGCAAAGCCGGAGGTGCCTACAACAGAAAAGTCGGAGGTAGCAGGTGGCAAGAGATGACCCGGAGCCGTAAGCAGCTCCCGGACAAATTGCTacctcagctctgcagaggagagccCTTTGGCTGCTTTGCATCCGCCACGGTCCGCacagcgccccccccccccacccgccccctCCAAAGAGACTCGATGAAGCTCTGATAGGAAGTAGAACCTGGGCAAAAGCCCTCGGAAGTCAGCggctgctcccctctgcccttccGACGGTGTTTTGTGGGCATTTGGTTTGCTGGAGCACATGCCCAGTGCCTTTGAGAAACAAGCGTGCCAGTTTTCGTTACCACGGCCCATCCCGGGCGCCGGAGGAATCGCCCAAAcccgcagcagctctgctgccaggcaggggcACAGCAGCCACTTGGCCTCTCCAGAAACTCCCCTCCCACACCAGAGACGCTGTCACGGGCTTTGGGGACCTGACCTACCTCTCCCGCGTCAGACCCCACCACCGTATCTCCCCCGGCTTCTCGGAGGACACCGAGCTCTAGAGAGGCGGGCGTGCGCGGCGAGGCATCTGCCTGACGCTCGGGCTCTGCTCTGACCGCAGGGACGCTTTGCTCTGCCAAACGCGGGCCTCGAAAGAAAAAGCACGTGCAGCACGGTGAGGGACTTCTGGGAAGGAGAAACCAGCTCCGGCCAAAGCCCGCCGAAGCCCTACGCCactgctgggctcagccctcGGCTGCCCTGTCTGCCCGCTTCGGCTCACCTTGCCGAGCAAAACAAAGCGCTCGTGCCCCGAGAGGCAGCGGCCCAAGAGAGGCCAGGGGACAAGCGGGGCTCCGAGGGCAACGCTCGCTGCCCAGCCCCGCCAGGAACGACGCCGAGGGTTCTGGCGTCCCGAGCCCCAGGCTGTGACAAGCCTCGGTCCCTCCGCTTACCTcgggagctctgcctgggggctGGCGACTCCTCGGCTGCTGGACAGCAAAGCTCAGCGGTCTCCTCCCCAAAGAGTTCCCTGCAGTTCTCCACCAGGAACTCCACCAGCACCTTCACCTGCACACATCAAAGCCTTGCTCTCAAGCCAGCTGCCGGAAAACGGGGCCGAGCAAGCGGCCTTTCCCACTCCCGACCCTCGCtccaggcaggaggcagccggAGACCTCTGAGCAGCCAAGCTCGGAGGATGGGACGGGCCGGGAAGGCCGCAGCCAGCAGGGCCAGACAGCGTACCTTCTCGGTCGCCTCCAGCATGGCCTCCAGCGGGAGCAGGTCCTCGTGCGGTGGGCTCAGCAGGCTTGGCCCCATGCAGATGGCCAGGTTGCTGGAGCTCATCCTGCTGGTGCCCGCGCTGCGGGCGATGCGccggaggagggagagcagccgCTTCAGGAGGAGGACGTTGGCCGCGGGCAGCTTCTCGGCCACCCTGAGGGAACAGGAACGCAAGGTTCATGGAGCAGATGCTGCCCACAGCCATCCCCCAGGCTCGCCCGAGGCAGgtgggaggcggcggcggctgtGTCGCGCAGCTCTCCAGGTGCTCTCGGCCAGCGCTCAGGGCTCCTGCTCaacaggcaggctgctgcccacGCTTACGCTTTCAGCTCTGCcatcttctcctccttgctggTCCTCCGCATGGCGGCCATCCAGTCCTCGTAGAGGTCGTTGACGAGGAGCTTGGAGGGGATGCTTCGCAGGAAGTCCTGCAAGGCCCGGGCCTCCAGCTGAGCCTTTGGACACTCCAGGCCAGCCAGGAGCTCCTCCGGCGGCAGCTCCCAAGCGCTCACCTTCAAGAGGATAGCCAGCAGCAGCGCCGGCTGCCTTCCCAGCTCCACCTCTGCACCGCGGTCCAGGGCCTCCCGCAGCTCCCGAAGCGCTGTCACGCTGGCAGCTTGCCGGAATATCCCCTCCGTCGATGgcccttcctgctgcaggacagccagcagctcctgcaggagaggcaggaggacgCTTGCTTGCCTGCGGAGCTGCCTTCCAACAGCGCCGGCCAGAGCGCTGCCCCAGACCTGGCTCCTTGCTGGGGCTGAAGTGCCCAGGCCCTCCTCCCCGCAGCTCCCGGGGACACCCACAGCCTCTACGGAGCACCtggagggctggggaccccctgTCCAGGCTGCCTTACCTGGATGGGCCGGGGCAGCGTGCCCTCCTCCCCGCAGAcggctgccaggggctggccaAAGAGCGCCCtgctgcagccgcagcccgcCTGCCCTGGCGCCTGGGCAGCGGCCGGGCTGCGCCGCAGAGCaaagggccagggcagccgtgtcctcctcctgttcctgctgctgcagctgctccctcctgctgcaaaggaaaagagagcacGAGCCCCTCAATGGAGACCGCCAGGCCAGCGCTCCCggagcctgccctgccctgccctgccctgcagcgCAGCGCTGAGCGGTGCggcagggggggcagggagCCAGCGGCCGGAACCGCGGCTCTGGCTCGCTCGGAGGCTCCCGAGAGCCGGCGTGCCACCGGGACAGCCCGGCCCAGCCCTCGCCCTGCCAagccccggggcagcagcagcagcagcagcagcagcagaggctccctgtccccgcagAACCACATCCAGCGGCCGCTGCCCAGCGGGTGTCCTTGCTCCTCCCGCCGACGTCCTCCCTCGGGCTACCGCACCTGCATGGCGACACTCAAGGGACAAGTGAGCACAGCTCAGCCGGTCGGTTGCAGGAGCTGGCCTTGCTTTCCAATACTCACCTGCTGAGCGGCAGCGTGCCCCCGCGTCGCCGGACGGGACCGGCGCGAGCCCTTGCTTGCGATCGGCCTGCAAGAAGCAGGCTGTGCTTAgagggcagccccacagcagaaAGG
The DNA window shown above is from Grus americana isolate bGruAme1 chromosome 3, bGruAme1.mat, whole genome shotgun sequence and carries:
- the LOC129204607 gene encoding rho GTPase-activating protein 17-like, yielding MLRAQPDGGRQLPSWGEVPPRHPPTREKRCLGAQPALSLSLLVAQGTRRSRESAGDPSPIAPSPGEGAEAPPCREDIQRQEPGEAAGGPGQACFLQADRKQGLAPVPSGDAGARCRSAGEYWKARPAPATDRLSCAHLSLECRHAGAVARGRTSAGGARTPAGQRPLDVVLRGQGASAAAAAAAAAPGLGRARAGPGCPGGTPALGSLRASQSRGARALFSFAAGGSSCSSRNRRRTRLPWPFALRRSPAAAQAPGQAGCGCSRALFGQPLAAVCGEEGTLPRPIQELLAVLQQEGPSTEGIFRQAASVTALRELREALDRGAEVELGRQPALLLAILLKDFLRSIPSKLLVNDLYEDWMAAMRRTSKEEKMAELKAVAEKLPAANVLLLKRLLSLLRRIARSAGTSRMSSSNLAICMGPSLLSPPHEDLLPLEAMLEATEKVKVLVEFLVENCRELFGEETAELCCPAAEESPAPRQSSRGPRLAEQSVPAVRAEPERQADASPRTPASLELGVLREAGGDTVVGSDAGEAPPALPPSTPESAADSPGRPEELASLSRERRFAGSPQAEGKRRERKRKQAWGEESESPVEETRRKKRAEVSGAGPKRRGRRVQEARRPTWKRRGGRRGQKFLGLDQREEAGGCRRPGGPGADSFSLAEAL